The Maridesulfovibrio hydrothermalis AM13 = DSM 14728 DNA window ACATGACCGATGGCGGAGGAGGAAATATTGAGTCTACGGCATGTGCTTCATCAACTCCAAAGCTGCGGCTATCGCGGCAGAAGATTGTATCAAGAGGTGCTATTTCGACAAACATTGCATTCTCCAGATGTTGCGAAGAGTTATCAGAGTTGAGGCAATAAAGGTAGGAGCACTGTTGCGGAAGTCCGTTCTATTGCAGTTATCAATTGGTATTGTCTGCCGGTGACGGCGTTTATTTTCAGCATCCATTGCTTTGTAAAACTCCATTAATCTTTCCTGAACCTGTTTAATCTCCTCGTCTTTGGTTTCCCTGTTGGTGGCAATTCGCCCCATAACGATTGAACTTATAAGCTCTGGATTATTGCTATTTCCTTTTTCCATAATTGAAAGATCGCGAAACAGGTCGTGCATGGATTTTGATGATATTTTGTTGTTGTCAAATAGTTCTCTCATGCCTGGTAGTTGTTTGGCTTCTTCTCCCTTAACCTTTTCTTCATTATCATCTTCGGGGTTGCCATCTATCCATGAATCAAGTTTCCATTCTTCAACTTCAGTTGGTAAAACTGTAGCACTGACTTCACTGCCGCCTTTATATACAGTTATGGCAAGAGCATCTTTTTCTTGCGCCTTGGCTTTTCCATTTAATGTAGCCTCGGCATTATCCAGTAGGCGATGCAGCGGATAGTTATCCGGGGCAAAAAGTAGGGCAACGCTGAGTGTTGCATCAATTGGTTGATTGGTTTCGTCTGTGTATTTGAATTTAGCAAGCTTTTTACGATAATAACGTCTCAGTTCACATGCCGCATTGATTGCAGCGTCAACGGGCATGACCGCTAGTACATCGTCCCCGCCTGCGTAGATTACCCGTCCGCAGACATTTTTACCTTCTATGGTAGCAAAGGCTTGCTCGGAAAATTCTTTCAGGGCTGTGCTAAGCTCGCAAAGAGTGTTTTCATCCTTGCAAGCATCTACAAAACGCCCCATAGAATCTCCATCGGCGGAGAGCAGGGCGTAATGACCGGGAGGTGATCCAGCTCCGATTTTCTTGGTGTGTTCGATCAGTTTTTTTCTTTCATTTTTTATAGGATCTACTTGAACTTTTTCTTTACTATTTTTTTTGATAAATTCAGTTTTGTGGAAACACTGGGCTTCGCAGGTCAGGAGTTTGTTAAATATATCAGAGGGCAATTTGCTATCTTTTTCCAGTTCAGAAAGGGCCGGGATTACATCATCTGGAACTTCGTTGAAATCAATGTAGCTTTCCTTTTCCTTTTCCTTTTCCTTTTCCTTTTCCTTTTCAAGTTCAGTCCATTTATTGAAAAATGCATTGAAAATATCCGCATCAAAATCTTTATTCCTCGCCTCTTGAATAATGCGCTTACGCCACATAGCAGTCGCTACTGCATAAGTTGATGGGAAATGATGGGTGTCTTTATCAATGCGAGCCTTCACGCGTTTAGCAAGGCCAATAGCCGAGAATCTTTCCCCTTTTTTGGCAAGCTTGCTGGCGTTACGCAGCTCGTATCCTTCACTGTCGCGAATGTCTCTATTGGCAAGCTCAATCCACCATTCTTTTGTGAATTGATCAGGGTTCTTATTGGAAGGAGGCTGAGGTGCTAGGGCGGACAGGTTTGTTTGCAGGGTACATTTCATGCCCGGTTCTTCTTGCTGAGAAAACATGCGGGTTCGCTTAGCCGCATCAAACCTTTGGTTGAGATGGATAAGCGAGTCTTCAAAGGAAGAACCTAGTTCTACAGCACTCCACACAGTTTCAAGGAATCCCGAAGTCTGTCTGGCTATGACTGTATTTAACAGGTCGTTGTCTATTGATAAATTTTGAGATTTAACAGCCTTGTAAATCTGGTCATAAAAATCTTGCTTAATGTTTATAACAATGTCCCTAGCCAGTTCTTCCGGTAATGACTCGGTTTTAATAACCATAATGTTAGGCATATTTGCTTTCGAATCTTCGGAAGGCAGGACTGGATAAATAAGTTCTTCACCAATCCTGACAGCTGCTTCTTTCATTAGTTTACTGAGCATGCAGCTTCCTGAACAGAGGTCTTCTAGTTTGCGTGCAGCAGTAATAAATCCATGTACTGGTCCGAACCCTATTTTGATGAGATAAGCCATTATTTATTACCTCCGCTGAATTTGATTGATTCCGGGAAGTACTCATCTAGAATCTGCTTACCTGCGTCTTCATTAATGTCTTTCAGGACCATGCGCTCCTTAAATATCAGGGCCGCAGGATAGAATATGTCATCGATTTTCAATGGTCTTAGGTGAATATGAGAGGTCATTCGGCTTGTAGAGATTACTTTATCGCTGCCGTCTTTGAGTTTGGTTGGTGCTTTGATTTCCTTGAACGGCAATCCCCAGAATGCTTTTTGGTTACCCTTCAGCTCTGCGCGGATGAGTTGCCATTGCTGGGCAAACCAATTCAGAGGTGCGTTAGGGGCCTCGTGATCTTTTATATCGTTATACTTTATGTCGAAGGGGATGGTCGGGTTTTCGCCGATTCCAAGCTCAGGGCTGAGAGCTTTCCAAAGTTCGTCGAGAGTGAATTTTTCTAGATCTTGAAAGACCTTAAATACGGCTTTTGCATTCTGTTGTTCTTTTATTCCGAGAAATTCCATGCAGCCTCCGGCTCTGGTAGAGCGGGAGCCGATGGAGCCGAAGGTCATCCAGAGGATGGAGTAGGCAACGACTTTTTTCAGCTCCTCTTCTTTGCCCGGACGACAGCTAAGCTCCAGAGTGAACTTGCTTCCTTTGGGGATACATTTTTGCCCCACCCGGTTGCTTTCATTTTTTT harbors:
- the cas10 gene encoding type III-B CRISPR-associated protein Cas10/Cmr2, encoding MAYLIKIGFGPVHGFITAARKLEDLCSGSCMLSKLMKEAAVRIGEELIYPVLPSEDSKANMPNIMVIKTESLPEELARDIVINIKQDFYDQIYKAVKSQNLSIDNDLLNTVIARQTSGFLETVWSAVELGSSFEDSLIHLNQRFDAAKRTRMFSQQEEPGMKCTLQTNLSALAPQPPSNKNPDQFTKEWWIELANRDIRDSEGYELRNASKLAKKGERFSAIGLAKRVKARIDKDTHHFPSTYAVATAMWRKRIIQEARNKDFDADIFNAFFNKWTELEKEKEKEKEKEKESYIDFNEVPDDVIPALSELEKDSKLPSDIFNKLLTCEAQCFHKTEFIKKNSKEKVQVDPIKNERKKLIEHTKKIGAGSPPGHYALLSADGDSMGRFVDACKDENTLCELSTALKEFSEQAFATIEGKNVCGRVIYAGGDDVLAVMPVDAAINAACELRRYYRKKLAKFKYTDETNQPIDATLSVALLFAPDNYPLHRLLDNAEATLNGKAKAQEKDALAITVYKGGSEVSATVLPTEVEEWKLDSWIDGNPEDDNEEKVKGEEAKQLPGMRELFDNNKISSKSMHDLFRDLSIMEKGNSNNPELISSIVMGRIATNRETKDEEIKQVQERLMEFYKAMDAENKRRHRQTIPIDNCNRTDFRNSAPTFIASTLITLRNIWRMQCLSK
- the cmr1 gene encoding type III-B CRISPR module RAMP protein Cmr1 — translated: MPRIKVELSAEFITPCFAGGVSSNNSFSNAAELRETSIRGQVRWWMQACGMTQNNIAQLLGSTDAGQSSVRFRINELNNSRETEDWWTDPQYKTRTKYLWFFVAPSTAKKNESNRVGQKCIPKGSKFTLELSCRPGKEEELKKVVAYSILWMTFGSIGSRSTRAGGCMEFLGIKEQQNAKAVFKVFQDLEKFTLDELWKALSPELGIGENPTIPFDIKYNDIKDHEAPNAPLNWFAQQWQLIRAELKGNQKAFWGLPFKEIKAPTKLKDGSDKVISTSRMTSHIHLRPLKIDDIFYPAALIFKERMVLKDINEDAGKQILDEYFPESIKFSGGNK